The DNA segment AATGGCATATTGGCGCGGCAAATCGTTCTTATTGATCTTATCGTCAAGATAGATAGGCGCCATGTGTTTCCCGATCCGATGTTTTTAAACTTATGATTTTTAGTTTGTCTCTGTTAGAACGAACGTAGCGCTGAATGGTAAGGCGTTCATCCAATGTATCCTGATCTTCAATTGTTTTTTGTTTTTTCACATCCCCAGATTCAATAATCGCTTCAACATCCTGCAATTCATTTTCGGCAAAAACTCTTTTCAGTAAACCGTCAACGATCAGGTAGCCGGTACAGTCTTCGGGGTTATGGATCAGATACTTCTCTTCATAACTTTCCGGAATATCCTTTATCCGGGTTTTTTCACGGCGCAGAGCTTTCCGCATTTCAGTCAGTTCCGGCCTCTTTGTTTCCCGTGATTTTAAAAACAAATCTATGTTTTCTTTCGTGTCCAAACGTGTATAATACGATAATATAGTTTTCGCTTCTTCAATATGTTCGCTATACGCCGCCGGGTCAATCCCTCCGCCGCATGCGCCGGAACAACCGCCCAACTGATAGGAAAAGCAAAATCCCTTTTGATTCCGTTTTGGCTTCATTAGTTCCGGGCAAAGTTTCAAATGTTTCTGCGTTTTGTCCAAAAGGTATGTAAGAAATTTAACGGATCGAAATGGTCCAATATACTCGTTTCCGTCATCTATCTTGGAATCGACAACTAACAATTTTGGGTATATATCGTCTGATATTTTTACGAACATATATCCTTTTCGCTGAATCTGCTGAACGTTGTAAAAAGGCTGGTGCTTCTTTATCAGACGTGACTCAAGGATGAGCGATTCAAGTTCGCTTGAACAAACGATCGCGTCGAGTCGTTCCGTATAACGCAGCAACCGCTTTTTTTTAGGAATATCGTCTTCACGTAAATGGCTCAACACCCTCGATCGGATATTATTGCTCTTTCCGATGTATAACGGGAGATCGTTAGCGTCCTTGAACATATAAACGCCTTTGGCTGAAGGCAACTGCATAATTTCAGGCTTAAGCCGTTCCTGCCACTTATCTGTTTTTTCAAGCGTTCGGGCAAATTTTGTAAAAACTTCAACTGCATTAGGATGATGCAAGAATTTTAGTAAAATTTCCGCAGTAGCCATGGCGTCACTGAGCGCGCGATGGCGATTTTGAACGCGAACGCCAAAACGTTCGATCAGCGCGTCTAAATTGTATTGTTTGTATCCGGGAAATAATTTCCTGCCTAATTTAACCGTACAAAACCGGTCTTTATAAAATGATTCTCCTGCCCTTTCAAATTCCGTCTTGAGGAACTCATAGTCGAAATTTACATTATGCGCTACAAAAAAATTTCCATCCAGATGCGCTTTTACGTCAGAAAAAATTTTCTTAAATGAAGGCGCGGCTGCAAGATCGTTGTCGCTCAAGCCCGTGAGCTGCGTGATAAATGGAGGTAACGCAATAGGCGGATGAACAAGCGTTTGATACGTTTCAGTAATACGCCGGTTCTTAATATTCACAATGCCGATTTCGATAACATACCCGTTCCTGCTGCTGTTTCCTGTGGTTTCAATATCCACCACAGAAAAACCTGCGTCGAGATCAAAAATAGGAAGTGAGGAAAGTGTCATCTAATCTGCGTTTGTTGAAATTTATTTTATGGAATTCGTATATTCGTACACGCCTTTACCGGCTTTTCGTCCGAGCCTTCCTGCTTTGACGTATTGGACCATGAGCGGGCAAGGTTTGTATTTTTCGCCGAGCGCTTTATGAAGGTATTCCAAAATGCTCAACCGCGTGTCGAGTCCTACCAGATCAACCATTTCAAAAGGCCCCATAGGATGATTCAGCCCGAGTTTCAGCGCCGTGTCAATATCTTTGGCCGAAGCCACGCCTTCTTCAAGCAGGTAAAAAGCTTCATTGCCGATCATGGCGTTAATTCGGCTTGTAATAAATCCCGGCGATTCCTTGATCGTTACGATCTCTTTTCCCATTTGTTTAGAAACGTCTTGTGTTATTCGGATCGTTTCCTCATCCGTTTCCAACGCGCGGATGATCTCGACTAATTTCATTTTATGAACCGGATTAAAAAAATGCATGCCGATACATTTCTGTGGACGGCCGGTAACCGCAGAAATTTCCGAGATGCTAAGAGAAGATGTGTTCGTGGCAAAAATGCTTTCAGGTTTACAAACTTTATCCATCGCAGAAAAAAGCTTGATCTTGAGTTCAATTTTTTCCGGCGCGGCTTCGATAATAAAATCCGCGTCCCGCACTGCCGAACCTAAATCGCTGTTTAGCTTTAGATGTTTGAGCGTTTTGTCTTTTTCCTGGCCGGTAATTTTACCAAATTCAATACCTTTATCCAGATTGTTTGTTATCGTTGCCAGCCCTTTATCCAAGGCCTCTTTGGAAATATCATTCAGCGTCGTTTCAAATCCGGCCTGCGCGGCAACGTGGGCAATTCCACTACCCATAATACCCGCGCCGATAACGGTAATTGTTTTAACGCTCATCACACTCCTTCTTGTGCAATAGCACGAACGCACCATGAACTTGCCGTAAATTCATTTCACGGCGCGTTACAGACTATTTAATAAAATAGAGAACTAAAGTTTATTTTCTTTGTGCCGTTTTTCGATCATGCTCGCATAATCCAGAATTGCCGACATCTGTCCGCTCGCATGAATACCTGCTTCTTCCAGTACTTTGGCGCCGGAACCGCTTCCGAGGTAATGCCCTTTTCTGAATGGATACAGCGTCCGGCGGAGACCTTCTTCGGAACGAATCCACTTATACATAGTCGGTAATGTGAA comes from the bacterium genome and includes:
- a CDS encoding 3-hydroxyacyl-CoA dehydrogenase, encoding MSVKTITVIGAGIMGSGIAHVAAQAGFETTLNDISKEALDKGLATITNNLDKGIEFGKITGQEKDKTLKHLKLNSDLGSAVRDADFIIEAAPEKIELKIKLFSAMDKVCKPESIFATNTSSLSISEISAVTGRPQKCIGMHFFNPVHKMKLVEIIRALETDEETIRITQDVSKQMGKEIVTIKESPGFITSRINAMIGNEAFYLLEEGVASAKDIDTALKLGLNHPMGPFEMVDLVGLDTRLSILEYLHKALGEKYKPCPLMVQYVKAGRLGRKAGKGVYEYTNSIK